One segment of Pleomorphomonas sp. PLEO DNA contains the following:
- a CDS encoding DUF6163 family protein, which yields MSGNGDSRRPEGFDAGLWNRFDARLTLVIYVRLLSTVFLVAGLLRWATILGLGVPSGNFLTLSSPVIVATLFFAVADLVAAVGLWLLASWGTVVWMISALTETALYSAYNPQFGRNYPLMIFHIGTVALYAVLSAYYERTRDRL from the coding sequence ATGAGCGGTAACGGCGACTCGCGGCGGCCCGAGGGGTTCGACGCCGGCCTCTGGAATCGGTTTGATGCCCGCCTGACGCTGGTCATCTATGTGCGCCTTCTGTCGACGGTGTTCCTCGTCGCCGGCCTTTTGCGCTGGGCGACCATTCTCGGCTTAGGGGTTCCGAGCGGCAATTTTCTGACCCTGTCGTCGCCTGTCATCGTAGCTACGCTGTTTTTCGCTGTTGCCGATCTTGTCGCAGCGGTCGGCCTCTGGCTGCTCGCCTCGTGGGGCACTGTGGTCTGGATGATCAGCGCGCTCACCGAGACCGCGCTCTATAGCGCCTACAATCCGCAGTTCGGCCGCAACTACCCGCTGATGATCTTCCATATCGGTACGGTGGCGCTCTATGCTGTGCTCTCGGCTTATTACGAGCGAACACGCGATCGTCTGTGA
- a CDS encoding serine hydroxymethyltransferase — MAGSPEGRQVYFEFIALGNTVRVSAICSVTGVEVQVIGPINAARHDLERLALRKLERRLAETDAPPLPVSGRGGFSV, encoded by the coding sequence ATGGCGGGGAGTCCGGAAGGGCGGCAGGTCTATTTCGAGTTCATCGCCCTCGGTAACACCGTGCGCGTCTCCGCCATCTGTTCGGTCACCGGCGTCGAGGTGCAGGTCATCGGTCCGATTAATGCTGCCCGCCACGATCTCGAGCGCCTAGCGCTCAGGAAGCTCGAGCGACGGCTCGCCGAAACCGATGCGCCGCCGTTGCCCGTTTCCGGCCGGGGAGGGTTCTCCGTATAG
- the ldtR gene encoding transcriptional regulator LdtR → MANAKRAYDLYATEPEEEQGLQPLYLESLRLVERLHRRLLDVIKDEFDRSGRTDVNAVQALLLFNIGDSELTAGELRTRGYYLGSNVSYNLKKLVEMGYIHHQRSRMDRRSVRVKLTDKGQAVADIVGKLYNRHIISIETVGGINRDDFKVLNKSLQRLERFWTDQILYRL, encoded by the coding sequence ATGGCCAACGCCAAGCGCGCCTATGATCTTTACGCCACCGAGCCCGAAGAAGAGCAGGGCCTCCAGCCGCTCTACCTCGAGTCTCTTCGTCTCGTCGAGCGCCTGCACCGCCGCCTGCTCGACGTCATCAAGGACGAGTTCGATCGCTCGGGCCGCACCGACGTCAACGCCGTTCAGGCACTTCTGCTGTTCAACATCGGCGACAGCGAGCTGACCGCCGGCGAACTTCGGACGCGCGGTTACTATCTGGGCTCCAATGTTTCCTACAATCTCAAGAAGCTGGTTGAGATGGGATACATTCACCACCAGCGTTCGCGCATGGATCGCCGTTCGGTCCGCGTCAAGCTGACCGACAAGGGGCAGGCGGTCGCCGACATCGTCGGTAAGCTGTACAACCGTCACATCATTTCGATCGAAACGGTCGGCGGTATCAACCGCGACGACTTCAAGGTGCTCAACAAGTCGCTTCAGCGGCTGGAGCGCTTTTGGACCGACCAGATCCTCTACCGGCTCTGA
- a CDS encoding O-acetylhomoserine aminocarboxypropyltransferase: protein MTEQTPGFSTLAIHAGAAPDPTTGARITPIYQTASYVFEDVDQAAKLFGLEAFGNIYGRLTNPTQAVLEERVTALEGGVAALAVASGHAAQLLVFHTLLQPGDEFIASRKLYGGSINQFNNAFKNFGWNVVWADPADPTSFEKAVTPRTKAIFVESIANPGGIITDIGAVAHVAKRAGVPLIVDNTLATPYLCRPIEHGADIVVHSLTKFLAGHGNSLGGIIVDAGNFDWSRENRYPMLCEPRPEYNGLVFHKNFGNFAFAVACRALGLRDLGPCISPFNAFQILTGIETLPLRMQRHVENAMAVAEYLSDHPKVAWVSYAGLPGDRYHGLQQKYAPKGAGAVFTFGLKGGYEAGVTLVKSVELFSHLANVGDTRSLVIHPASTTHKQLTDAQKVAAGAGPDVVRLSVGIEDVADIIADLEQALAQID, encoded by the coding sequence ATGACCGAACAGACCCCCGGATTCTCGACGCTTGCCATCCACGCCGGCGCTGCTCCGGACCCAACCACCGGCGCCCGGATCACCCCCATTTATCAGACGGCATCCTACGTCTTCGAAGATGTCGATCAGGCGGCCAAGCTGTTCGGCCTCGAAGCGTTCGGCAACATCTACGGACGCCTGACCAACCCGACGCAGGCGGTGCTGGAAGAACGCGTCACGGCGCTCGAGGGCGGCGTGGCAGCGCTCGCCGTGGCGTCGGGTCATGCCGCGCAGCTTCTCGTCTTCCATACCCTTCTTCAGCCCGGCGACGAGTTCATTGCTTCCCGCAAGCTTTACGGCGGCTCGATCAACCAGTTTAACAATGCCTTCAAAAACTTCGGCTGGAACGTTGTCTGGGCCGACCCCGCCGATCCCACCTCTTTCGAAAAGGCCGTGACGCCACGCACCAAGGCGATCTTCGTTGAGTCGATTGCCAATCCCGGCGGCATCATCACCGACATCGGCGCCGTCGCTCACGTGGCCAAGCGGGCCGGCGTGCCGCTCATCGTCGACAACACTCTGGCGACGCCCTATCTCTGCCGGCCGATCGAGCACGGTGCCGACATTGTCGTGCACTCGCTGACCAAGTTCCTGGCGGGGCATGGTAACTCGCTGGGCGGCATCATCGTCGATGCCGGCAACTTCGACTGGTCGCGCGAGAACCGCTATCCGATGCTGTGCGAGCCGCGTCCCGAATACAATGGCCTGGTCTTCCACAAGAACTTCGGCAACTTCGCCTTCGCCGTTGCCTGCCGCGCCCTCGGCCTGCGCGATCTCGGCCCCTGCATTTCGCCCTTCAACGCCTTCCAGATCCTGACCGGCATCGAGACACTGCCGCTGCGCATGCAGCGCCATGTCGAAAACGCCATGGCGGTGGCCGAATACCTGTCCGACCATCCCAAGGTGGCCTGGGTGTCCTACGCCGGCCTGCCGGGCGACCGTTACCATGGCCTGCAGCAGAAATATGCGCCGAAGGGCGCCGGCGCCGTTTTCACCTTCGGCCTCAAGGGCGGCTACGAGGCGGGTGTGACGCTGGTGAAAAGCGTCGAGCTGTTCTCCCATCTCGCCAACGTCGGCGACACCCGCTCGCTGGTCATCCATCCCGCTTCGACCACACACAAGCAGCTCACCGACGCGCAGAAGGTGGCCGCTGGCGCGGGGCCGGACGTGGTTCGGCTTTCGGTCGGCATCGAAGATGTCGCCGATATCATCGCCGATCTTGAGCAGGCGCTCGCCCAAATCGACTGA
- the hemB gene encoding porphobilinogen synthase, with protein MTTNNPFSRGAATPNMRDILGGRRMRRLRQTDWSRRLVRETRLSVDDLIWPIFVIDGVGVRTPIASMPGVERLSVDEAVHDAAEAAALGIPAIALFPYTDPTRRDENGSEALASDNLICRALRAIKTAVPDIGLMTDVALDPYTSHGHDGLLEGDVILNDETVAVLCEQALNQARAGADIIGPSDMMDGRVGAIRAALDDAGFEHVQIMAYSAKYASAFYGPFRDAIGTSKTLRGDKRTYQMDPGNSDEAIQEAELDLAEGADMIMVKPGMPYLDILRRLKDEFQVPTFAYQVSGEYAMIMAATRNGWLDGERAMMESLVAFKRAGADGILTYFARDVARKLKG; from the coding sequence ATGACCACGAATAATCCTTTCTCCAGAGGCGCCGCCACGCCCAATATGCGCGACATTCTGGGTGGCCGCCGCATGCGCCGCCTGCGCCAGACTGATTGGTCGCGGCGCCTAGTGCGTGAAACTCGCCTCTCGGTCGACGACCTCATATGGCCGATTTTCGTCATCGACGGCGTCGGCGTGCGTACCCCGATCGCCTCGATGCCCGGCGTCGAGCGCCTGTCGGTCGACGAAGCGGTGCACGACGCCGCCGAGGCGGCGGCCCTCGGCATTCCGGCCATCGCACTCTTTCCCTATACCGATCCGACAAGACGCGACGAGAACGGCAGCGAAGCGCTAGCGTCGGATAATCTCATTTGCCGAGCACTTCGGGCCATCAAGACCGCCGTTCCGGACATCGGCTTGATGACGGATGTGGCGCTCGACCCCTACACCAGCCACGGCCACGACGGCCTGCTTGAGGGTGATGTCATCCTCAACGACGAAACGGTGGCGGTGCTTTGCGAACAGGCCCTCAACCAGGCGCGGGCCGGCGCCGACATCATAGGCCCCTCGGACATGATGGATGGCCGCGTCGGCGCCATCCGCGCGGCGCTTGACGACGCCGGTTTCGAGCACGTGCAGATCATGGCCTATTCAGCCAAGTATGCCTCAGCCTTCTATGGCCCGTTCCGCGACGCGATCGGCACCAGCAAGACGCTGCGTGGCGACAAGCGCACCTATCAGATGGACCCCGGCAATTCCGACGAGGCGATCCAGGAGGCCGAACTTGACCTCGCCGAGGGGGCCGACATGATCATGGTCAAGCCTGGCATGCCCTACCTCGACATTCTGCGGCGCCTCAAGGACGAGTTCCAGGTGCCGACATTCGCCTATCAGGTCAGCGGCGAGTACGCGATGATCATGGCGGCGACTCGCAACGGCTGGCTCGACGGCGAGCGGGCGATGATGGAGAGCCTCGTCGCCTTCAAGCGGGCCGGCGCCGATGGCATTCTCACCTACTTCGCGCGCGACGTCGCTCGCAAGTTGAAGGGCTGA
- a CDS encoding murein L,D-transpeptidase — translation MAASRRGVLKAGLAGVTALAASASKAQTLLAQTEWTEGFDVSAPADLSAPTTRPSISGQSNVFTEQAISQYSAIATQGGWPQVPTGGALRVGVENQTVATLRQRLMVTGDLDQSAGVSTAYDSFVDGAVRRFQSRHGIIATGVVDDATLRQLNVPVEMRLQQLQLNLVRLQTLPNPLGGSSDRYVMVNIPGAEIETIDGDTVHSRHRGVVGKIDRQTPLLNTKITIIRFFPYWTVPKSIILKDLIPQMQKDPSYLDRQKIHTFDPRSGTEVPWQSIDWKTDQAVNYMFRQEPGDLNSMGTVKIDFPSPEGVYMHDTPSKGLFGGNDRFHSSGCVRVQNVREYVYWILKNTPDWPKDRITEALTSGERIDAPVADPVPLYFQYITAWATPNNTVEFRDDIYQRDGLGVPMSPEAQNQAQAG, via the coding sequence ATGGCGGCAAGTCGCCGCGGGGTGCTCAAAGCTGGCCTCGCCGGCGTGACGGCGCTGGCCGCTTCTGCCTCGAAGGCCCAGACACTGCTGGCCCAAACGGAATGGACGGAGGGGTTCGACGTGTCCGCTCCCGCCGACCTCTCGGCGCCGACGACTCGGCCCTCGATTTCCGGCCAGTCGAACGTCTTCACCGAACAGGCGATCTCCCAGTATTCGGCCATTGCCACGCAAGGCGGTTGGCCCCAGGTACCGACGGGTGGTGCGCTCCGTGTCGGCGTGGAAAACCAGACCGTTGCGACGCTAAGGCAGCGTTTGATGGTCACCGGTGATCTCGACCAGAGCGCAGGCGTGTCCACTGCCTATGACAGCTTCGTCGACGGCGCCGTCCGCCGCTTCCAGTCTCGTCACGGCATCATCGCCACCGGCGTGGTGGACGATGCGACGCTGCGCCAGCTCAACGTGCCTGTCGAGATGCGTCTTCAGCAGCTGCAGCTCAATCTGGTCCGCCTGCAGACGCTGCCCAACCCGCTCGGCGGTAGTAGCGACCGCTACGTCATGGTCAACATCCCCGGTGCGGAAATCGAGACCATCGACGGCGACACTGTGCATTCGCGGCACCGGGGCGTGGTCGGCAAGATCGATCGGCAGACGCCACTTCTCAATACGAAGATCACCATCATCAGATTCTTCCCCTACTGGACGGTCCCCAAGAGCATCATCCTCAAGGACCTGATCCCGCAGATGCAGAAGGATCCGTCCTATCTCGACCGGCAGAAGATCCATACTTTCGATCCGCGCTCGGGCACCGAGGTTCCCTGGCAGTCGATCGACTGGAAAACCGACCAGGCGGTCAACTACATGTTCCGCCAGGAGCCGGGCGACCTCAACTCCATGGGCACGGTGAAGATCGACTTCCCCTCGCCGGAAGGTGTCTACATGCATGACACGCCGAGCAAGGGTTTGTTCGGCGGCAACGACCGGTTCCATTCCTCGGGCTGCGTCCGCGTTCAGAACGTCCGCGAATACGTCTACTGGATCCTGAAGAATACGCCCGACTGGCCGAAGGATCGTATCACCGAGGCGCTGACCTCCGGCGAGCGCATCGACGCGCCGGTGGCCGATCCGGTGCCGCTCTACTTCCAGTACATCACGGCCTGGGCGACGCCGAACAACACCGTCGAATTCCGTGACGACATCTACCAGCGCGACGGTCTTGGCGTGCCTATGTCGCCCGAGGCTCAGAATCAGGCGCAGGCCGGCTGA